One Pectobacterium polaris DNA window includes the following coding sequences:
- the rmf gene encoding ribosome modulation factor, producing the protein MKRQKRDRLERAHSRGYQAGIVGRPKEFCPYQSINARSYWLGGWRKAMEDRAVTA; encoded by the coding sequence ATGAAGAGACAGAAACGCGATCGCCTGGAACGGGCTCATTCACGTGGTTATCAAGCAGGTATTGTCGGTAGACCAAAGGAATTTTGTCCTTATCAATCAATTAATGCCCGGTCTTACTGGTTGGGAGGTTGGCGAAAAGCCATGGAGGACAGGGCTGTTACCGCTTAG
- a CDS encoding lipoprotein → MKKSGWMAATAVLLAFTLSGCNKLTQYTLSEQEVNEYLQKHNDYQKQLGVPGVVDANIVLTELSSQIGRAEPGKVTLTGNAKVDISSLLGNQAADMKLTLKAQPVFDKTQGAIYLKDMELVDYTVQPEKMQAVMKTLSPYLNQSLKSYFDQKPAYVLNADKSTAESMAKKMAKGIEIKPGQIVILFTD, encoded by the coding sequence ATGAAAAAATCAGGATGGATGGCAGCGACCGCAGTGCTGCTGGCTTTTACACTAAGCGGCTGTAATAAACTCACGCAATACACGCTCAGTGAGCAAGAAGTGAATGAGTACCTGCAAAAACACAATGATTATCAGAAACAGTTGGGCGTGCCTGGCGTGGTAGATGCCAATATCGTGTTGACAGAACTGTCCAGCCAGATTGGTCGGGCAGAACCGGGGAAAGTGACTCTGACAGGCAACGCGAAGGTCGATATTTCGTCTCTGTTGGGCAATCAGGCTGCCGACATGAAGCTGACACTGAAAGCACAGCCAGTCTTTGATAAAACGCAGGGCGCGATTTACCTGAAAGACATGGAACTGGTTGATTACACCGTACAGCCGGAGAAAATGCAGGCGGTAATGAAAACACTGAGCCCGTATCTTAATCAATCGCTAAAAAGCTATTTTGACCAAAAACCGGCTTACGTATTGAATGCGGATAAGAGCACGGCGGAATCAATGGCGAAGAAGATGGCGAAAGGCATCGAAATCAAACCCGGCCAGATCGTTATCCTATTTACTGACTAA
- the grxB gene encoding glutaredoxin 2: MKLYIYDHCPYCVKARMIFGLKNLPVELQIVANDDAAMPERLIGQKMVPILQKDDGSYMPESMDIVHFIDNYDRKPLLTGSTNPAIAAWLRKVTEYTPRLIIPRFAQAAFEEFASASARHYFVNKKEAQLGNFADHLSHSQGLIKKLNNDLQDLDPLIVQPNACNGTLSTDDINLFPLLRSLSIVAGVTPPSRVADYRDNMAKQTQVTLLSSLAI, encoded by the coding sequence ATGAAGCTCTACATTTACGATCACTGTCCCTACTGCGTTAAAGCGCGCATGATCTTCGGCCTAAAAAATCTTCCTGTCGAACTGCAAATAGTGGCGAACGATGACGCTGCAATGCCAGAGCGATTAATCGGCCAAAAGATGGTGCCCATTCTGCAAAAAGATGATGGCAGCTACATGCCAGAAAGTATGGACATCGTTCATTTCATCGATAATTACGACCGCAAACCGCTGCTGACTGGCTCAACCAATCCGGCCATCGCCGCCTGGCTGCGTAAAGTCACCGAGTATACGCCACGTCTGATTATCCCCCGCTTTGCTCAGGCGGCCTTTGAAGAATTTGCCTCCGCTTCCGCCCGACACTATTTCGTCAATAAGAAGGAAGCCCAGCTAGGCAATTTTGCTGACCATCTGAGCCATTCACAGGGGCTGATTAAGAAATTGAACAATGACCTACAGGATCTGGATCCGCTGATTGTTCAGCCGAATGCCTGTAACGGTACGTTATCAACAGACGACATCAACCTCTTCCCGCTGCTACGTTCGTTGTCCATCGTTGCGGGTGTTACGCCGCCTTCCCGCGTTGCGGACTATCGGGATAATATGGCAAAACAGACTCAAGTCACGCTACTCAGTAGTCTGGCAATCTAA
- a CDS encoding methyl-accepting chemotaxis protein, whose protein sequence is MKLRTRIALLCSTTLLGMLILSAVALNTLYNTMMSERTGQLSTLVQLAHAAAQKAYDLEKSGQLSREEAEKEAKRAIGSFHQDDRYFFVRGYTNDVNYVHPNPKRIGIIDANGGKEAGERYRASLQGNTIGTVIAEGTRPGQQNKVEKLYAVIKFEPWDWTIGYGDYIDDIQQTFWRNALILLSLGLVLLLIISAFAWNMLRTLMRQLGGEPQYAVEVVREIAEGNLRVDVETKPGDQTSILYAIRAMRDNLSHLVNQVRSSTNSIATASTQIASGNGDLSARTESQASALEQTAAAMEQLTATVTQNADNARYANELAVSASDVAVRGGDVVSRVVVTMDSISTSSRKIVDIIGVIDSIAFQTNILALNAAVEAARAGEQGRGFAVVASEVRTLAQRSASAAREIKGLIDDSVAKVGEGTDFVKQAGDTMSEVVESVHRVTSMMGEISVASAEQRSGIEQVNLAISQMDQSTEQNAALVEEALAAARSLNEQAQDLSRTVEQFRVDESAGNYLALGAR, encoded by the coding sequence GTGAAATTACGAACCAGAATTGCACTGCTGTGCAGTACGACCTTGTTAGGGATGTTAATTTTATCTGCGGTGGCGCTGAATACGCTCTATAACACGATGATGAGCGAACGCACCGGCCAGCTTTCTACGCTGGTTCAACTGGCTCACGCGGCGGCTCAAAAGGCATATGACCTTGAGAAAAGCGGTCAGCTGTCACGCGAGGAAGCAGAGAAAGAGGCCAAGCGGGCGATTGGCAGTTTCCATCAGGACGATCGCTATTTCTTCGTGCGCGGCTATACGAATGATGTGAACTACGTTCACCCTAACCCTAAACGCATTGGCATCATCGACGCCAATGGCGGTAAAGAAGCGGGAGAACGCTACCGCGCGTCGCTTCAAGGCAATACGATTGGCACGGTGATCGCGGAAGGGACACGTCCAGGGCAGCAGAATAAAGTTGAGAAACTTTATGCCGTCATTAAATTCGAACCTTGGGACTGGACGATTGGCTACGGTGACTATATTGACGATATCCAACAAACGTTCTGGCGCAATGCGCTGATCTTGCTGTCTTTAGGGTTGGTTCTGCTGTTAATCATCTCCGCGTTTGCATGGAATATGTTGCGAACGTTGATGCGCCAGCTTGGCGGCGAGCCGCAATATGCGGTGGAGGTTGTGCGCGAAATTGCGGAAGGCAATTTGCGCGTCGATGTTGAAACGAAGCCGGGCGATCAAACCAGTATTCTTTACGCTATCCGTGCGATGCGTGACAACCTGTCGCATCTGGTTAATCAGGTTCGCAGCAGCACAAATTCTATTGCCACAGCCTCGACGCAGATTGCATCGGGTAACGGCGATTTGTCTGCTCGTACCGAATCGCAGGCCAGCGCATTAGAGCAGACGGCTGCGGCTATGGAACAGCTGACCGCGACGGTGACACAGAATGCGGATAACGCGCGCTATGCGAATGAACTCGCGGTGTCGGCATCAGATGTGGCGGTGCGCGGTGGGGATGTTGTCAGCCGAGTTGTGGTGACGATGGACTCCATCAGTACATCATCACGTAAGATTGTGGATATTATCGGCGTTATTGACAGCATCGCTTTCCAGACGAATATTCTGGCGCTGAATGCGGCGGTAGAAGCGGCACGTGCCGGAGAACAAGGCCGCGGCTTCGCAGTAGTCGCGAGTGAAGTCCGCACGCTGGCGCAGCGCTCGGCATCCGCCGCTCGGGAAATTAAAGGCTTGATTGATGATTCCGTTGCCAAAGTGGGCGAGGGCACGGATTTCGTGAAGCAGGCTGGCGATACCATGAGTGAAGTGGTTGAAAGCGTGCACCGCGTCACGTCCATGATGGGCGAGATCAGCGTGGCGAGTGCAGAACAGCGTTCGGGTATTGAACAGGTCAATCTCGCGATATCGCAGATGGATCAGAGTACCGAACAGAATGCTGCACTGGTTGAAGAAGCACTGGCTGCGGCGAGATCGCTGAATGAGCAGGCACAGGATCTGTCACGCACCGTTGAACAATTCCGCGTCGATGAGTCTGCGGGCAACTATTTGGCGCTGGGGGCAAGATAA
- the pqiC gene encoding membrane integrity-associated transporter subunit PqiC, whose product MMKAWTLVLALVLSACSSSSNTQKTYYQLPTIAETNTTQAAVTQGHPLWVEHVSVADYLVNVGLVYQTNDVQYVIASNNLWASPLDQQLQQALVTNLGNKLPGWVVTTQPQGSEQAMLNVAVTGFHGRYDGNAIVSGEWMLTYQGKVVKRPFSVMLPQTEDGYDALVRTLAQGWQQVSQSIAQQAGTLK is encoded by the coding sequence ATGATGAAAGCATGGACATTGGTTCTGGCTCTGGTATTGAGCGCGTGCAGCAGCAGTAGTAATACGCAGAAAACGTACTATCAGCTGCCGACAATCGCAGAGACCAATACGACGCAGGCTGCGGTGACTCAGGGTCATCCGCTATGGGTTGAACATGTCAGCGTGGCGGATTATCTCGTCAATGTCGGCTTGGTTTATCAGACTAACGATGTGCAGTATGTCATTGCCAGTAACAACCTGTGGGCCAGCCCGTTGGATCAGCAATTACAGCAGGCGCTGGTGACTAATCTGGGGAATAAATTGCCCGGCTGGGTTGTGACCACGCAGCCGCAGGGAAGTGAACAGGCTATGCTGAACGTGGCTGTCACGGGCTTTCACGGCCGTTACGATGGCAATGCTATCGTCAGTGGCGAATGGATGCTGACCTATCAGGGGAAAGTGGTTAAACGCCCCTTTAGCGTGATGCTGCCACAAACAGAAGATGGTTATGACGCGCTGGTAAGAACGCTGGCACAAGGCTGGCAGCAGGTTTCTCAGTCGATTGCTCAGCAGGCGGGGACACTGAAATAA
- a CDS encoding phosphatase has translation MYPVDLHMHTVASTHAYSTLHDYIAEAQQKNIRLFAITDHGPDMADAPHYWHFMNMRVWPRLVDGVGILRGIEANIKNIEGDIDCTGPMLGQVDVIIAGFHEPVFPPQDKDTHTTAMIATMARGDAHIISHPGNPKFPVDIRAIAEAAAKYNVALELNNSSFMHSRQGSEPNCRAIAEAVRDAGGLLSLGSDSHIAFSLGDFTHCERILQEVNFPQDRILNVNPRRVLDFLEQRGMPAIAELADL, from the coding sequence ATGTATCCCGTCGATTTACATATGCACACCGTTGCCAGCACACATGCTTACAGTACCCTGCATGATTACATCGCCGAAGCACAGCAGAAGAACATCCGCCTGTTTGCTATTACCGATCATGGTCCGGATATGGCGGATGCGCCGCATTATTGGCACTTCATGAACATGCGCGTTTGGCCGCGTCTGGTGGATGGCGTCGGAATCCTGCGCGGTATCGAAGCGAATATTAAAAACATTGAAGGCGATATCGACTGCACCGGACCGATGCTGGGTCAGGTGGATGTGATTATTGCGGGCTTTCATGAGCCGGTTTTTCCACCACAGGATAAAGACACGCATACTACGGCGATGATTGCGACCATGGCACGTGGCGATGCGCATATCATTAGCCATCCCGGTAACCCGAAGTTTCCTGTCGATATCCGTGCGATTGCGGAAGCCGCGGCGAAATACAACGTTGCGCTGGAGCTAAATAACTCCTCTTTCATGCATTCACGCCAAGGCAGTGAGCCAAACTGTCGGGCGATTGCGGAAGCCGTTCGCGACGCAGGTGGGTTACTTTCTTTAGGTTCTGATTCCCATATTGCGTTTTCTCTGGGAGACTTTACCCACTGCGAACGTATTTTGCAGGAAGTGAATTTTCCGCAGGATCGGATATTGAACGTAAACCCTCGGCGCGTGTTGGATTTCCTCGAACAGCGTGGAATGCCTGCTATCGCTGAACTTGCTGATTTGTGA
- a CDS encoding TorD/DmsD family molecular chaperone, translating to MNEFSIVCRLLGTLFYRQPQDPLLTPLFTLIKDGKLAQHWPLEQDALLERLQKGLDLPAMAADYQALFDSENGAVSPLRSSYESDADDAEIRTFLQQRGMPLNDGGAVGHFGSLLLAASWLEDQAQEDETAAQITLFDEYLLPWSDRFLGKVESHATTAFYRTLAIVCREALEAMRDELGESDEEDESEAEE from the coding sequence ATGAACGAGTTTTCTATTGTGTGCCGCCTATTGGGCACGCTGTTTTATCGCCAGCCGCAGGATCCTTTGCTGACGCCGTTATTCACGCTGATTAAAGACGGGAAACTGGCGCAGCACTGGCCGTTAGAACAGGATGCGTTGTTGGAGCGTTTGCAAAAGGGGCTGGATTTGCCCGCAATGGCGGCGGATTATCAGGCGCTGTTCGACAGTGAGAACGGTGCGGTGTCACCGTTGCGTTCGTCCTATGAAAGCGATGCTGATGACGCGGAAATTCGTACCTTTTTGCAACAGCGTGGCATGCCATTAAATGATGGTGGTGCGGTTGGTCATTTTGGTAGCTTATTGCTTGCTGCGTCATGGTTGGAAGATCAGGCACAAGAAGACGAAACGGCGGCACAGATTACCCTGTTTGATGAGTATCTTTTACCGTGGAGCGATCGTTTTCTCGGGAAAGTGGAAAGCCACGCCACTACCGCATTTTATCGTACGTTGGCGATAGTGTGCCGTGAAGCGCTGGAAGCGATGCGAGATGAACTGGGCGAAAGCGACGAAGAAGACGAGTCGGAAGCGGAAGAATAA
- the pqiB gene encoding intermembrane transport protein PqiB, with translation MMFFIRSLPLAKDNHAIADVETIKRWSPVWIVPIVTVLIGAWILFYHFSHQGPQITLITSNAEGIEAGKTAIKSRSVDVGIVESVVLSDDLHRVEIKARLHDGMDKLLKQDSAFWVVKPQIGREGVSGLGTLLSGAYIELQPGASKDDKNEFTLLDAPPLASPDAKGIRVILDSEQSGQLNAGDPVLFRGYRVGSVETSEFDPKARKMRYQLFISAPYDGLVTSNVRFWKDSGVAFDMSAQGMRVEMGSLTTLFSGGVSFDVPAGWELGDAAKTMAQYRLFDNQRSIQDSLYTEYKEYLLFFSESIRGLQAGAPVEFRGIRLGTVAEAPFFPRNMKQELDDDYRIPVLIRIEPDRFEKKIGGSFDFEQHLQQAQSLGLRASMKSANLLTGALYIDLDFYPKEKVDKRLFVLDGYPVLPTIDGGLSQIQQKLMAVLDKVNNLPLNPMVNEATKTLTESQATLREMQKTLATLNKLTSSKAMQDLPEDMQKTLLELNRSMKGFQPGSPAYNKMVADMQRLDQVLRELQPVLRTLNEKSNALVFEASGSQDPQPKRAK, from the coding sequence ATGATGTTCTTCATAAGGAGCCTGCCGTTGGCGAAAGATAACCATGCGATTGCGGATGTAGAAACGATTAAACGCTGGTCGCCGGTCTGGATTGTGCCAATTGTCACAGTGCTGATCGGTGCCTGGATACTGTTTTACCATTTCAGCCATCAGGGGCCGCAAATTACGCTGATTACCAGCAACGCAGAAGGCATTGAAGCGGGAAAAACTGCCATCAAGAGTCGTAGCGTAGACGTTGGGATCGTAGAGAGTGTCGTGCTGAGTGACGACCTCCATCGGGTAGAGATCAAAGCACGCCTGCATGACGGTATGGATAAACTGCTCAAGCAGGACTCCGCTTTCTGGGTGGTGAAGCCGCAAATTGGCCGCGAAGGGGTATCCGGTCTGGGGACGCTCTTATCCGGTGCTTACATCGAGCTACAGCCCGGTGCCAGTAAAGATGATAAAAACGAGTTTACCCTGCTGGATGCGCCGCCGCTGGCCTCACCGGATGCGAAAGGCATCAGGGTGATATTAGACAGCGAGCAATCCGGGCAGCTGAATGCGGGCGATCCGGTCCTGTTCCGCGGCTATCGGGTGGGATCGGTCGAAACCAGCGAATTCGATCCGAAAGCGCGCAAAATGCGCTATCAGCTGTTTATCTCTGCGCCGTATGACGGTCTGGTCACCAGCAATGTCCGTTTCTGGAAAGACAGCGGCGTTGCGTTCGATATGTCGGCGCAGGGCATGCGTGTCGAAATGGGCTCGCTGACTACGCTATTCAGCGGCGGCGTCAGCTTTGATGTTCCCGCTGGATGGGAGCTGGGCGATGCGGCCAAGACAATGGCGCAGTACCGACTGTTTGATAACCAACGCAGTATTCAGGACTCGCTATACACCGAATATAAAGAGTATCTGCTGTTCTTTAGCGAATCGATCCGTGGTTTGCAGGCGGGGGCACCGGTTGAATTCCGGGGGATTCGGCTGGGAACGGTTGCTGAAGCACCGTTTTTCCCACGCAATATGAAGCAGGAACTGGATGATGATTATCGCATTCCAGTGCTGATTCGTATTGAGCCCGATCGGTTCGAGAAAAAGATTGGCGGCTCGTTCGACTTTGAACAGCATCTGCAGCAAGCCCAGTCTCTGGGGCTGCGAGCGTCGATGAAGTCGGCTAACCTCCTGACAGGCGCGCTCTATATCGATCTCGATTTTTATCCAAAAGAGAAAGTGGATAAACGGCTGTTCGTTCTGGATGGCTACCCGGTTCTGCCTACCATTGACGGTGGCCTGTCACAGATTCAGCAGAAGCTGATGGCCGTGCTGGATAAGGTGAATAACCTGCCGCTGAACCCGATGGTCAATGAAGCAACGAAGACGCTGACGGAAAGTCAGGCAACGCTGCGTGAAATGCAAAAAACGCTGGCGACGCTGAACAAGCTGACGTCCAGCAAAGCGATGCAGGATCTGCCGGAAGATATGCAAAAAACGTTGCTTGAATTGAATCGCAGCATGAAAGGCTTCCAGCCCGGTTCACCAGCGTATAACAAGATGGTGGCGGACATGCAGCGCTTGGATCAGGTGCTGAGGGAGCTACAGCCTGTGCTGCGTACCCTGAACGAGAAAAGTAATGCGTTGGTCTTTGAGGCCTCGGGTAGTCAGGATCCTCAGCCGAAGAGGGCAAAATAA
- a CDS encoding ABC transporter ATP-binding protein yields the protein MSLISVSGAWLSFSDAPLLDNTELHIEENERVCLVGRNGAGKSTLLKILAKEIPLDDGRITYEQDLIVARLQQDPPRDVAGSVFDFVAEGVAAQADHLKNYHAMLRLVESDPSEKNLNQLAKLQDVLEHQGLWQLESRIHEVLEQLGLSADAPLASLSGGWLRKAALGRALVSSPRVLLLDEPTNHLDIETIDWLETFLKTFQGSIVFISHDRSFIRNMATRIVDLDRGKLVSWPGNYEKYLEGKEEALRVEDLQNAEFDRKLAQEEVWIRQGIKARRTRNEGRVRALKAMRQDRAQRREVMGSAKMQVEEAARSGKIVFELEEVSYQVDNKVLTSNFSAQVQRGDKIALVGPNGCGKTTLLKLMLGGLEPISGRVHCGTKLEVAYFDQHRAELDPERTVMDNLAEGKQEVMVNGRSRHVLGYLQDFLFHPKRAMTPVKALSGGERNRLLLARLFLKPSNLLILDEPTNDLDVETLELLEELIESYQGTVLLVSHDRQFVDNSVTECWIFEGEGKISRFVGGYFDAQQQRATATPLRTTAASAVTAPAATVNTAPSAKRSTGKLSYNQQRELDQLPQRLEQLEQEIASLQAQMNDASFFNRPREETQQVLSALAEAESALETCFERWEELEAQKNG from the coding sequence ATGTCTTTAATCAGTGTTTCAGGTGCGTGGCTGTCGTTCAGCGATGCGCCGCTGTTGGATAACACCGAACTCCATATCGAAGAGAATGAGCGCGTTTGTCTGGTTGGCCGTAACGGCGCGGGCAAATCGACCCTGCTGAAAATTCTGGCCAAAGAAATCCCGCTGGATGATGGCCGTATCACCTATGAACAGGATCTGATTGTCGCGCGCCTGCAACAGGATCCCCCGCGTGATGTTGCTGGTAGCGTCTTTGATTTTGTTGCTGAAGGGGTCGCCGCGCAGGCGGATCACCTGAAAAACTATCACGCCATGCTGCGTTTGGTCGAAAGCGACCCGAGTGAAAAGAACCTGAATCAACTGGCTAAGTTGCAGGACGTTCTGGAGCATCAGGGCCTGTGGCAACTGGAAAGTCGCATTCACGAGGTGTTGGAACAGCTTGGTCTATCCGCCGATGCGCCGCTGGCTTCGCTTTCCGGTGGCTGGCTGCGTAAAGCTGCACTCGGCAGAGCGCTGGTGAGTTCGCCGCGCGTGCTGCTGCTGGATGAACCAACTAACCATCTGGATATTGAGACGATTGACTGGCTGGAAACCTTCCTGAAAACGTTCCAGGGCAGCATTGTCTTTATCTCCCATGACCGCTCGTTTATTCGCAATATGGCGACCCGCATTGTCGACCTCGATCGCGGAAAACTGGTTTCCTGGCCGGGTAACTACGAAAAATATCTGGAAGGGAAAGAAGAAGCGCTGCGGGTAGAAGATCTGCAAAATGCAGAGTTCGATCGCAAGCTGGCGCAGGAAGAAGTGTGGATTCGTCAGGGCATCAAAGCTCGTCGTACCCGTAATGAAGGCCGCGTACGAGCGCTGAAAGCCATGCGTCAGGATCGCGCGCAGCGCCGTGAAGTCATGGGCTCGGCGAAAATGCAGGTTGAAGAAGCTGCCCGCTCCGGCAAGATTGTGTTTGAGCTGGAAGAGGTAAGCTATCAGGTTGACAATAAAGTGCTGACGAGCAATTTCTCCGCTCAGGTGCAGCGCGGCGATAAGATTGCGTTAGTAGGGCCGAATGGCTGCGGTAAAACCACGCTGCTAAAATTAATGCTGGGTGGGTTAGAGCCGATCAGCGGACGCGTGCACTGTGGCACGAAGCTGGAAGTTGCCTATTTCGATCAGCACCGCGCTGAACTCGATCCAGAACGTACGGTGATGGACAACCTGGCAGAAGGTAAACAGGAAGTGATGGTCAACGGCCGTTCACGTCATGTGCTGGGCTATTTGCAGGACTTCCTGTTCCATCCGAAACGCGCCATGACGCCAGTAAAAGCGTTGTCGGGTGGGGAGCGTAACCGCCTGCTGTTGGCGCGTTTGTTCCTCAAACCCAGTAACCTGTTGATTCTCGATGAACCGACCAACGATCTGGATGTGGAAACGCTGGAATTGCTGGAAGAGTTAATCGAAAGCTATCAGGGAACGGTTCTGCTGGTCAGCCACGATCGTCAGTTCGTTGATAATTCGGTTACCGAATGCTGGATCTTTGAAGGCGAGGGCAAGATTTCTCGCTTTGTCGGCGGGTATTTTGATGCGCAACAGCAGCGTGCAACGGCGACACCACTGCGGACGACGGCTGCATCGGCGGTAACCGCGCCAGCGGCGACGGTGAACACCGCACCGTCCGCTAAACGAAGCACGGGGAAATTAAGTTATAACCAGCAGCGCGAATTAGACCAATTGCCGCAGCGTCTTGAGCAACTGGAGCAGGAAATTGCGTCGCTGCAAGCGCAAATGAATGACGCCAGTTTCTTTAACCGCCCACGCGAAGAGACGCAGCAGGTCTTAAGCGCGCTGGCGGAAGCGGAAAGTGCGCTGGAAACCTGTTTCGAACGTTGGGAAGAGCTGGAAGCACAGAAAAACGGCTAA
- the pqiA gene encoding membrane integrity-associated transporter subunit PqiA codes for MLCPQCDLLVELPELSRGQKATCPRCKTTLTNHQTEPRKRPVGYAVSALIMLLLANLFPFVSMRVAGITSEITLIQIPKVMVAENYASVATLFMLFVQLVPAFSMATLILLCLHASLPLALKKNMGKMLFHLKSWGMAEIFLAGVLVSFVKLMAYGDIGIGTSFMPFVLFCLLQLLAFQSLDRRWLWNDIVPPPALPAPPVLGQSGLSQGLRSCTCCTAILPANQLICPRCHSRGHARKKHSLQWTLALLITSIMLYIPSNLMPIMVTEAFGDRMGSTIMSGVILLWGMGSYPVALVIFIASVMVPSLKMLALGWLCWQANRKTKKTEDSERMHVIYEMVEFVGRWSMIDVFVIAVLSAMVRIGRLMSIYPAVGAVLFAAVVILTMFAAMMFDPRLLWDRRDDVLHKEPAVGER; via the coding sequence ATGCTTTGCCCGCAGTGCGACCTGCTGGTGGAGTTACCTGAGCTGTCACGCGGCCAGAAAGCGACCTGCCCACGCTGTAAAACCACGCTAACCAACCACCAGACGGAACCGCGTAAACGGCCGGTTGGCTACGCGGTGAGCGCGCTGATCATGCTATTGCTGGCAAACCTCTTCCCCTTCGTTTCTATGCGTGTAGCGGGAATCACCAGCGAAATTACCCTGATACAAATTCCTAAAGTGATGGTGGCGGAAAACTACGCCAGCGTCGCGACGCTGTTTATGCTGTTTGTTCAACTGGTTCCAGCTTTCAGTATGGCCACCCTCATTCTGCTTTGCCTACACGCTTCGCTGCCGCTGGCATTGAAAAAAAACATGGGCAAAATGCTGTTCCACCTCAAAAGCTGGGGTATGGCAGAGATTTTCCTGGCTGGCGTGCTGGTCAGCTTTGTCAAACTGATGGCCTATGGTGATATCGGCATCGGCACCAGCTTTATGCCGTTTGTCCTGTTCTGTCTGCTACAGCTGCTGGCCTTCCAAAGCCTCGACCGCCGCTGGTTGTGGAATGACATCGTGCCACCCCCCGCGCTGCCTGCGCCACCGGTTCTGGGACAAAGCGGGCTATCGCAAGGCCTGCGTTCATGCACATGTTGCACCGCCATTCTGCCAGCCAACCAGTTAATCTGCCCGCGCTGCCACTCACGTGGACATGCCCGTAAGAAGCACAGTCTGCAATGGACGCTGGCCCTGCTGATTACCTCCATCATGCTCTATATCCCCTCGAATCTGATGCCGATCATGGTGACCGAAGCCTTCGGCGATCGCATGGGATCGACGATCATGTCGGGCGTTATCCTGCTGTGGGGAATGGGGTCTTATCCTGTCGCGCTGGTGATTTTTATCGCCAGCGTCATGGTGCCATCGCTAAAAATGCTGGCGCTAGGCTGGCTTTGTTGGCAGGCGAATCGCAAAACCAAGAAAACGGAAGACAGCGAGCGGATGCATGTCATCTATGAGATGGTTGAGTTTGTTGGACGCTGGTCGATGATTGATGTGTTCGTTATTGCCGTCCTGTCTGCGATGGTGCGTATCGGTCGCCTGATGAGTATTTATCCCGCCGTTGGGGCGGTGTTGTTCGCGGCCGTGGTGATTCTGACCATGTTTGCCGCGATGATGTTTGATCCCCGCTTGTTGTGGGATCGTCGCGATGATGTTCTTCATAAGGAGCCTGCCGTTGGCGAAAGATAA